The following coding sequences are from one Peromyscus eremicus chromosome X, PerEre_H2_v1, whole genome shotgun sequence window:
- the LOC131898807 gene encoding claudin-34-like yields MEQSSQGRNESHALNYDCPVFTVIMTKFNKVSKYQVGGFALSTIAWILCITSMGLPQWRVWYLKEPMISYSSVAFVGVWRACVNYHNNFSNIRMCHQYSYYDTFIPLDIRVSQHLMLITSIFWLVGKVATIFALRNVYTGREELNVTYNAFGLSAVLNIIASSFVFLAVLCNYFSIMNKEGIAFPPSFHMPFYPHIQKVGVAMGVAFLAAILFLFSGMIFISYTFPVNIQVFPEI; encoded by the exons ATGGAGCAGAGCAGTCAAGGGAGAAATGAAAGCCATGCATTGAACTATGA TTGTCCAGTGTTCACTGTCATCATGACGAAATTTAACAAAGTTTCCAAATACCAGGTAGGAGGTTTTGCTTTGTCCACCATAGCATGGATTCTTTGCATCACCTCCATGGGCCTCCCACAGTGGCGAGTGTGGTACTTGAAGGAACCCATGATCTCTTACTCTAGTGTGGCCTTTGTGGGAGTGTGGAGAGCCTGCGTTAACTACCATAACAACTTCAGCAATATTAGAATGTGTCACCAATACAGCTACTATGACACCTTTATCCCTTTGGATATTCGTGTTTCTCAACACCTGATGCTGATCACCAGCATTTTCTGGCTGGTTGGAAAAGTGGCCACCATTTTTGCTCTTAGAAATGTATACACAGGAAGAGAAGAACTGAATGTCACCTACAATGCCTTTGGCCTTTCAGCGGTTCTGAACATCATTGCAAGTAGCTTTGTCTTCCTTGCTGTCTTGTGCAATTATTTCTCCATCATGAACAAAGAGGGGATTGCATTTCCACCATCTTTCCATATGCCCTTTTACCCACATATTCAGAAAGTTGGGGTTGCCATGGGAGTGGCATTTCTAGCGGCCATCCTGTTTTTGTTCAGTGGTATGATTTTCATTTCTTACACATTTCCCGTAAACATCCAAGTCTTTCCTGAAATCTGA